A window of Diabrotica virgifera virgifera chromosome 9, PGI_DIABVI_V3a contains these coding sequences:
- the LOC126890906 gene encoding ribonuclease H1-like: MGKEANNQTKFMEWYLNNWSEYKLIFTDGSKDKQGNVGIGIYLNERTQLTARLPSANSICSAEVFAIKKALELIQQNNFTKCLICSDSKSALEKITRSSYKAAIDSQTLQLKQKLCEFDEQHREIKFAWIPSHTGIIGNDRADHLANLGRKPK, translated from the coding sequence ATGGGCAAAGAAGCAAATAACCAAACCAAGTTTATGGAATGGTACCTCAATAACTGGTCggaatataaacttattttcacAGATGGATCCAAAGATAAACAAGGTAATGTAGGTATTGGGATATACCTTAACGAGAGAACACAGTTAACAGCAAGATTACCCTCCGCTAATTCAATTTGCTCAGCAGAAGTATTTGCCATTAAAAAAGCATTAGAGTTAATCcaacagaataattttacaaagtgcctcATCTGTAGTGATTCTAAGAGTGCTCTAGAAAAAATCACAAGATCAAGCTACAAGGCGGCAATAGACTCACAAACTCTCCAACTAAAACAAAAACTATGTGAATTTGATgaacaacatagagaaattaaatTTGCATGGATTCCAAGTCACACTGGAATTATTGGGAATGATAGAGCTGACCATCTTGCGAATCTTGGAAGAaagcccaagtag